The following coding sequences are from one Candidatus Kinetoplastibacterium galatii TCC219 window:
- the secY gene encoding preprotein translocase subunit SecY, with amino-acid sequence MTRWQSSPKTNSGYYDLKRRIIFLVLAIIVYRVGTHIPVPGVNPYVLADLFQQNQGGIIGLFNMFSGGALVRFSVFSLGIMPYISASIVVQLMSMVVPYLESLRKEGESGRRKISQYTRYGAVLVASIQAFGVCLVLQSQPGLIIDDGVFYLTTRILTLVTGTMFVMWLGEQITERGIGNGISIIIFAGIVSELPSSFLLLLDMVRVNSMSVPSAFFILSIVFLVTALVVFVEMGQRKIPVNYAQRQVGNKLYRGQSSHLPLKLNMSGVIPPIFASSLMLLPGTIASWFSGAREITWLSNLAIMISPRQPLYIVLYSLFILFFCFFYTALVFNSRETADNLKKSGALIPGIRPGEQTSRYIDKILVRLTLIGAMYVVLVCLVPEFLVTKWNVPFNFGGTSLLIIVVVTMDFMTQVQSCVMSYQYDSLLKKSNFKS; translated from the coding sequence GTGACTAGATGGCAATCATCGCCGAAGACTAATTCTGGCTATTATGACTTGAAACGTAGGATTATTTTCCTTGTTCTTGCCATTATAGTTTATCGTGTTGGTACTCATATCCCTGTTCCTGGAGTTAATCCTTATGTTTTGGCTGATTTGTTTCAACAGAATCAAGGTGGAATAATAGGTTTATTCAATATGTTTTCAGGAGGAGCATTAGTCCGTTTTTCCGTGTTTTCATTAGGAATTATGCCTTATATTTCGGCTTCTATAGTTGTACAGTTAATGAGTATGGTAGTTCCTTATTTAGAATCTTTAAGAAAGGAAGGAGAATCTGGCCGTAGAAAGATATCTCAATATACTAGATACGGTGCTGTTTTAGTTGCTTCTATACAAGCTTTTGGCGTTTGCCTTGTGTTACAGTCTCAGCCTGGACTTATAATTGATGATGGTGTATTTTACTTGACAACTAGAATCCTAACCCTGGTTACGGGAACTATGTTTGTAATGTGGTTAGGAGAACAGATAACTGAACGTGGTATTGGCAACGGTATATCTATTATTATATTTGCAGGTATAGTTTCAGAGCTACCATCTTCTTTCTTGCTATTATTAGATATGGTTCGTGTCAATTCTATGTCTGTTCCATCAGCTTTCTTTATACTAAGCATAGTATTTTTAGTAACAGCATTAGTCGTATTTGTAGAAATGGGACAGAGAAAAATTCCTGTAAATTATGCACAGCGTCAAGTTGGTAATAAGTTGTATAGAGGACAAAGTTCACATTTGCCATTGAAATTAAATATGTCAGGTGTAATTCCTCCTATATTTGCTTCTTCTTTAATGTTACTACCAGGTACAATAGCAAGTTGGTTTTCTGGTGCTAGAGAAATCACTTGGTTGTCTAATTTAGCTATTATGATTTCACCTAGACAGCCTTTGTACATAGTTTTATACTCATTGTTTATTTTGTTTTTCTGTTTTTTCTATACCGCTCTTGTTTTTAATAGTAGAGAAACTGCAGATAATCTTAAAAAAAGTGGTGCATTAATTCCTGGAATTCGTCCAGGGGAACAAACATCTCGTTATATTGATAAAATTCTTGTGCGTCTAACATTGATTGGTGCAATGTATGTTGTGTTAGTGTGTCTCGTTCCAGAATTTTTAGTAACGAAATGGAATGTGCCTTTTAATTTTGGAGGTACTTCTTTATTAATTATCGTTGTGGTAACGATGGATTTTATGACACAAGTTCAATCTTGTGTAATGTCCTACCAATATGATTCCCTACTTAAGAAATCTAATTTTAAGAGTTAA
- the rpmD gene encoding 50S ribosomal protein L30, whose amino-acid sequence MTHDQLKIRLLRSTIGTNKSHRETIRGLGLRRINSISILNNTPEVRGMLRKVKYLIDVSHV is encoded by the coding sequence ATGACTCATGATCAATTAAAGATTAGACTTTTACGTTCTACTATTGGAACAAATAAATCTCATAGAGAGACTATTAGGGGTTTAGGACTTCGTAGAATAAATAGTATAAGTATTTTAAATAACACACCTGAGGTTAGGGGAATGCTTAGAAAAGTAAAATATCTTATTGATGTTTCGCATGTTTAG
- the rplX gene encoding 50S ribosomal protein L24 yields the protein MNKIRKGDEVIILTGRDKKRRGIVSAVVGKDHLLVDGINVVKKHMKANPMNNNPGGITSKSMPIHISNVALFNKVTGKGERVLIKELDGVRTRIFRSDGSSVDNKS from the coding sequence ATGAATAAAATTCGTAAAGGTGATGAGGTTATTATTCTTACTGGTCGTGATAAAAAGCGTCGTGGAATAGTTTCAGCTGTTGTTGGAAAGGATCACCTGTTGGTAGATGGGATAAATGTTGTGAAAAAGCATATGAAAGCTAATCCAATGAATAATAATCCAGGAGGTATTACCAGCAAGTCTATGCCTATACATATATCTAATGTAGCTTTATTTAATAAGGTTACAGGAAAAGGAGAGCGTGTCCTTATTAAGGAATTAGATGGAGTAAGGACTAGAATATTCCGTTCCGATGGTTCTTCTGTAGATAATAAATCATAG
- the rplE gene encoding 50S ribosomal protein L5: protein MSRLQDLYKNTVIDSLKSKFGYKSVMEVPRLSKITLNMGVSEAVSDKKIVDHAASDLTKISGQKVVVTKTRKAIAGFKIRENYPIGCMVTLRGERMYEFLDRLVSVALPRVRDFRGVSGRAFDGHGNYNIGVKEQIIFPEVEYDKVDTLRGMNISITTTAKTDEEAKALLTAFGFPFRN from the coding sequence ATGTCTCGTTTGCAAGATTTGTATAAGAATACAGTTATAGATAGTTTAAAGTCCAAATTTGGATACAAGAGTGTAATGGAAGTCCCACGTCTTTCTAAGATTACTCTGAATATGGGAGTATCTGAAGCTGTTTCTGATAAAAAAATTGTTGATCATGCTGCATCTGATTTAACAAAAATATCAGGACAAAAGGTTGTTGTTACTAAAACTCGTAAAGCTATAGCTGGTTTTAAGATTCGTGAAAATTATCCAATAGGTTGTATGGTTACTCTACGTGGTGAACGCATGTATGAGTTTTTGGATCGTTTGGTTTCTGTTGCTTTGCCTAGAGTTCGCGATTTTAGAGGTGTCTCTGGTCGTGCTTTTGATGGTCATGGCAACTATAATATAGGTGTTAAAGAACAGATCATTTTCCCAGAGGTCGAGTATGATAAAGTCGATACTTTGCGTGGAATGAATATTAGCATCACTACTACAGCGAAGACTGATGAAGAAGCGAAAGCTTTATTAACAGCCTTCGGATTTCCTTTTCGTAATTAA
- the rplF gene encoding 50S ribosomal protein L6 codes for MSRIAKYPIDLPSKVEAKIEGNEITINGPLGSLKQFLVDDVKVELIDNKIFFSIVNISDKSKAMIGTLRALISNMVVGVSKGFERKLMLVGVGFRASVQGTIVKLQLGFSHDIFHQLPSGIVAESSIPTELIIKGIDKQSVGQVAAKIRSYRTPEPYKGKGVRYADEKVVLKEAKKK; via the coding sequence ATGTCACGAATTGCTAAATATCCAATTGATTTGCCTAGTAAAGTTGAGGCAAAAATTGAAGGTAACGAAATTACGATAAATGGCCCTCTAGGCTCTTTAAAACAGTTCCTTGTTGATGATGTAAAAGTAGAGCTTATTGATAATAAAATATTTTTCTCAATTGTAAATATTTCAGATAAATCAAAAGCTATGATAGGAACTTTACGTGCTCTTATATCTAATATGGTTGTAGGAGTTAGTAAAGGATTTGAAAGAAAACTAATGCTAGTTGGCGTTGGCTTTAGAGCTTCCGTACAGGGAACTATAGTTAAATTGCAGCTTGGTTTTTCTCATGATATCTTCCATCAGCTACCATCTGGAATTGTCGCAGAAAGTTCTATTCCTACAGAGCTTATTATAAAAGGCATAGATAAACAATCTGTAGGCCAAGTTGCAGCAAAAATTAGATCGTATCGTACACCTGAGCCTTACAAGGGTAAGGGAGTGCGTTATGCTGATGAGAAAGTAGTGCTTAAAGAAGCTAAGAAAAAGTAA
- the rpsQ gene encoding 30S ribosomal protein S17, with product MDNSAVIQNSKRQRTLIGKVVSNKMDKSVVVVVERRVKHNILGKIVTRSVKYKAHDIDNKYNEGDTVEIKECRPISRTKSWLVVRLIDAARVI from the coding sequence ATGGATAATTCTGCTGTAATTCAGAATTCTAAACGTCAACGGACACTAATTGGAAAAGTTGTTAGTAATAAAATGGATAAGTCTGTTGTCGTTGTAGTTGAGAGAAGAGTAAAACACAATATTCTTGGCAAGATAGTAACTCGTTCTGTAAAGTACAAAGCTCATGATATAGATAATAAATATAATGAGGGGGATACAGTAGAAATAAAAGAATGCAGACCAATTTCTCGTACTAAATCTTGGCTTGTTGTGCGTTTAATTGATGCAGCAAGAGTTATCTAG
- the rpsH gene encoding 30S ribosomal protein S8: protein MSMSDPIADMLTRIRNAQQTDKVKVIIPSSNIKVAIATVLKEEGYIDSFEIKGVASKPEIEIILKYYAGRPVIERIDRVSRPGLRVYKKSSSIPQVMNGLGIAIVSTSHGVMTDRKAKANGIGGEVLCYVA, encoded by the coding sequence ATGAGCATGAGTGATCCAATTGCTGATATGTTGACTCGTATCCGCAATGCGCAGCAGACTGATAAAGTAAAGGTTATCATTCCGTCTTCAAATATAAAAGTAGCAATTGCTACGGTTTTAAAAGAAGAGGGATATATAGATAGTTTTGAAATTAAAGGTGTTGCTAGTAAGCCAGAAATAGAAATTATTCTCAAGTATTATGCTGGACGTCCAGTCATAGAGAGAATTGATAGAGTTTCTCGCCCTGGTTTAAGAGTTTATAAAAAGAGTTCTAGTATTCCACAAGTAATGAATGGCTTGGGTATAGCTATAGTTTCCACTTCACACGGTGTTATGACAGACCGTAAAGCCAAAGCTAATGGTATTGGTGGTGAAGTTTTATGTTATGTGGCCTAA
- the rplR gene encoding 50S ribosomal protein L18 — protein MNKKNSRLRRAIPTRRKISRLEVNRLSVFRSNLHIYANIFSPEGDRVLVSASTLEPEVRSLLSEKTTNGGNKIAAAIVGARIAEKAKCAGIDSVAFDRSGFHYHGRVKVLAEAAREAGLKF, from the coding sequence ATGAATAAAAAAAATTCCAGGTTGCGCCGTGCAATTCCAACTCGGCGAAAAATTAGTAGACTAGAAGTTAATCGTCTATCGGTATTTAGATCTAATTTACATATTTACGCCAATATTTTCTCACCGGAAGGAGATAGAGTTCTAGTAAGTGCTTCAACTCTAGAGCCTGAAGTTAGATCTTTATTGAGCGAGAAAACTACTAATGGTGGTAATAAGATAGCTGCTGCTATAGTAGGAGCACGCATTGCAGAAAAAGCTAAATGTGCTGGTATAGACTCCGTAGCTTTTGATCGTTCCGGTTTTCATTATCACGGCAGAGTTAAAGTTTTAGCTGAAGCTGCTCGTGAGGCTGGATTAAAGTTTTGA
- the rpsM gene encoding 30S ribosomal protein S13: MARIAGINIPPQQHAEIGLTAIFGIGRSRACKICEASKISPSKKIKDMTDAELERIREQVGLFTVEGDLRREIQFSIKRLIDLGTYRGMRHKRGLPVRGQRTRTNARTRKGPRRAAASLKK, from the coding sequence ATGGCCCGTATTGCTGGCATTAATATCCCGCCACAACAGCATGCTGAGATTGGTTTAACCGCAATTTTTGGGATTGGACGATCTCGTGCTTGTAAGATTTGTGAAGCATCAAAGATTTCTCCTTCTAAAAAAATAAAGGATATGACCGATGCTGAATTAGAGCGAATTCGTGAGCAAGTTGGATTATTTACGGTAGAAGGAGACCTTCGTCGTGAGATTCAGTTTTCAATTAAACGATTAATCGATTTGGGTACTTACCGAGGAATGCGTCATAAACGTGGATTGCCTGTACGTGGTCAACGCACTCGTACTAACGCACGCACTCGTAAAGGACCACGTCGAGCAGCTGCTTCTCTGAAAAAGTAG
- the rpsN gene encoding 30S ribosomal protein S14: protein MAKLSLINRDIKRTKLVNKFAVKRAQLKSIIDDQSKGDEERYQARLQLQQLPRNSNPTRQRNRCVVTGRPRGVFRKFGLARHKLREMAMRGEIPGMIKASW, encoded by the coding sequence GTGGCTAAATTGTCCCTGATAAATCGTGATATTAAACGTACCAAATTGGTTAATAAATTCGCTGTTAAACGTGCTCAACTGAAATCTATAATTGATGATCAATCAAAAGGCGACGAAGAGAGATACCAAGCTAGATTACAGCTGCAGCAGTTACCACGCAATTCTAATCCCACAAGACAGCGTAATCGATGTGTTGTGACGGGTCGTCCGCGAGGTGTTTTTCGTAAGTTTGGATTAGCTCGACACAAATTGCGAGAAATGGCAATGAGAGGAGAGATTCCTGGAATGATTAAGGCTAGCTGGTAG
- the rpsD gene encoding 30S ribosomal protein S4 yields the protein MARYIGPKCKLSRREGTDLFLKSARRSFDSKCKSESKPGQHGRTSGSRLSDYGLQMREKQKLKRMYGVLEKQFRRYFEESERRKGNTGEILIQLLESRLDNVVYRMGFGSTRAEARQLISHRAIEVNGHTVDIASLSVKTGDIISVREKSKNQNRIKEAIKLAVSIGIPQWLDLDSEKQIGTFKAVPDRSDVARDINESMVVELYSR from the coding sequence ATGGCACGTTATATTGGACCAAAATGTAAACTCTCACGCCGTGAGGGTACAGATCTCTTTCTAAAGAGTGCTCGTAGATCGTTTGATTCAAAATGTAAATCGGAATCAAAACCAGGTCAACATGGTAGAACGTCTGGATCTAGACTCTCGGATTACGGTCTTCAAATGAGAGAGAAACAAAAACTTAAAAGAATGTATGGTGTTTTAGAAAAACAATTTCGTAGGTATTTTGAAGAGTCTGAGAGACGCAAAGGTAATACTGGAGAAATTTTAATTCAGTTACTTGAATCTAGATTAGACAATGTTGTCTATAGGATGGGGTTTGGTTCAACTAGAGCAGAGGCTCGTCAGTTAATTAGTCATCGTGCAATTGAAGTAAATGGTCATACTGTAGATATAGCTTCTTTGTCAGTAAAAACTGGTGATATAATATCCGTTCGAGAGAAGTCTAAGAATCAAAATAGAATCAAGGAAGCTATAAAATTAGCTGTTAGTATTGGTATTCCTCAGTGGTTAGATCTTGACTCCGAGAAGCAAATCGGAACATTTAAAGCTGTTCCTGATCGTTCTGATGTTGCTCGCGATATAAATGAGTCTATGGTGGTAGAGTTATATTCTCGTTAA
- the rpsC gene encoding 30S ribosomal protein S3 produces MGQKICPTGFRLSVSRNWSSRWYAEDRDFSGMLAGDIRIREYLKKKLKGASVSRVLIERPAKNARVTIYSARPGVVIGKRGEDIEILKTDLQRLAGVPVHVNIEEVRKPEIDAQLIADSIAQQLEKRIMFRRAMKRAMQNAMRLGAKGIKIMSSGRLNGIEIARTEWYREGRVPLHTLKANIDYATSEARTTYGVIGVKVWIYKGDMSFSNEVLSNDVKSLKEEDNRKPRRSSKGDRSDKASRNRGSGKTNYRAQQNNNVASSENEVG; encoded by the coding sequence ATGGGTCAGAAAATTTGTCCTACAGGGTTTCGTTTATCAGTCTCCAGGAACTGGTCGTCGCGTTGGTACGCTGAAGACCGTGATTTCAGCGGTATGCTGGCTGGTGATATACGAATTCGTGAATATTTAAAGAAAAAACTTAAAGGAGCTTCTGTCAGCAGAGTGCTAATAGAAAGACCAGCTAAGAATGCTAGAGTAACTATTTATTCAGCTCGTCCTGGGGTAGTTATAGGTAAGCGTGGAGAAGATATAGAAATTTTGAAGACAGATCTTCAAAGATTAGCTGGTGTTCCTGTACATGTTAATATAGAGGAAGTTCGAAAACCAGAAATTGATGCTCAACTAATTGCTGATTCTATAGCGCAACAGTTGGAGAAACGCATAATGTTTCGTAGGGCAATGAAACGAGCAATGCAAAATGCTATGAGATTAGGAGCAAAGGGCATTAAAATAATGAGCTCAGGAAGACTGAATGGTATAGAAATAGCACGTACCGAATGGTATCGTGAAGGCAGGGTTCCTTTACATACCCTTAAGGCTAATATTGACTATGCAACCTCTGAGGCTCGTACAACTTACGGTGTTATAGGCGTCAAAGTCTGGATATATAAAGGCGATATGTCTTTTTCTAATGAAGTGTTGTCGAATGATGTCAAGTCTTTAAAAGAAGAAGATAATCGTAAACCAAGACGTTCTTCAAAGGGAGATAGGTCAGATAAGGCGTCTCGTAATCGCGGATCTGGAAAAACTAACTATCGTGCCCAACAGAATAATAACGTTGCTTCTTCAGAAAATGAGGTAGGCTAA
- the rpmJ gene encoding 50S ribosomal protein L36 — MKVMASVKRVCRNCKIIKRHGVVRIICTDPRHKQRQG; from the coding sequence ATGAAAGTAATGGCATCAGTTAAGCGAGTTTGCCGAAATTGTAAGATTATTAAACGTCACGGAGTAGTACGAATTATTTGTACTGATCCGCGTCATAAACAACGTCAAGGATAG
- the rplN gene encoding 50S ribosomal protein L14 has translation MIQMQTTLDVADNTGARHVMCIKVLGGSKRRYAGIGDIIKVSVKDAAPRGRVKKGEVYNAVVVRTAKGVRRKDGALLKFDSNAAVLLNAKLEPIGTRIFGPVTRELRNERFMKIVSLAPEVL, from the coding sequence ATGATCCAAATGCAAACCACGCTAGATGTGGCTGATAATACTGGTGCGCGTCATGTTATGTGTATCAAAGTTCTCGGCGGATCTAAGCGACGTTATGCCGGAATCGGCGATATTATTAAAGTAAGCGTTAAAGATGCAGCTCCACGTGGACGTGTAAAAAAAGGCGAAGTGTATAATGCTGTTGTTGTGCGCACAGCAAAAGGTGTGCGCCGAAAAGACGGAGCGTTACTTAAATTTGATAGTAACGCTGCTGTGTTATTAAATGCAAAGTTAGAGCCAATTGGTACTCGTATCTTTGGGCCTGTCACGCGTGAATTACGTAATGAAAGGTTTATGAAGATTGTATCTTTGGCTCCAGAAGTTTTGTAG
- the rplO gene encoding 50S ribosomal protein L15, which yields MLEIRLNSINPAEGSKFSRRRVGRGIGSGLGKTAGRGHKGQKSRSGGFHKVGFEGGQMPLQRRLPKRGFRKFDDHLYAQINLSDLQSLPVDEIDLQVLKSSSLVKGEVRFVKVIKSGSLSRKLVLKGIAATAGASSVIEAAGGSVIV from the coding sequence ATGTTAGAAATAAGATTAAATTCAATAAATCCTGCTGAAGGTAGTAAATTTTCTAGGCGCCGTGTTGGTCGAGGAATAGGTTCTGGTTTAGGGAAGACAGCAGGTCGTGGTCATAAAGGACAGAAATCTCGTTCAGGAGGTTTTCATAAAGTTGGATTTGAAGGCGGCCAAATGCCATTACAAAGACGATTACCAAAAAGAGGTTTTAGGAAATTTGATGATCATTTGTACGCACAGATTAATCTATCTGATTTGCAGTCTTTACCAGTTGACGAAATTGATTTACAAGTATTGAAAAGTAGCTCCTTAGTTAAGGGAGAAGTAAGATTTGTGAAGGTTATAAAATCAGGAAGTTTGTCACGAAAATTAGTATTAAAAGGTATCGCAGCAACAGCTGGCGCTTCCTCTGTTATAGAAGCTGCTGGTGGATCAGTAATAGTTTAA
- a CDS encoding DNA-directed RNA polymerase subunit alpha translates to MSNQDFLKPRVVEVEPISHNRAKIIMEPFERGYGHTLGNALRRILLSSMEGYAPTEVQISGVVHEYSTIPGVREDLIDILMNLKNVIFKLHSRDEVSLSINKKGSAVVLAKDIELPHDVEIINPDHLICNLTDSGQLDMHFKVNKGRGYIPGNIRSSSVNDKNVSIGKIILDASYSPVRRVSYSVESARVEQRTDLDKLVIDIETNGVLTPEESVRQAACILMDQVSVFASLQGAQESNESQSSRNTPGIDPVLLKPVDDLELTVRSANCLKAENIYYIGDLIQRTETELLKTPNLGRKSLNEIKEVLATRGLTLGMKLDNWPPVEME, encoded by the coding sequence ATGTCTAATCAGGATTTTTTAAAACCGAGAGTGGTTGAGGTTGAGCCTATATCCCATAATAGGGCAAAAATTATTATGGAGCCGTTTGAGCGCGGTTATGGGCATACTCTTGGTAATGCTTTACGTCGCATTTTGTTATCTTCTATGGAAGGGTATGCTCCAACTGAAGTTCAAATTAGTGGTGTTGTTCATGAGTATTCTACTATTCCTGGAGTAAGAGAAGATCTTATCGATATATTAATGAATTTAAAAAATGTCATTTTTAAATTACATAGTCGTGATGAAGTAAGTTTATCTATTAATAAAAAAGGCTCTGCTGTAGTTTTAGCAAAAGACATAGAGTTACCACATGACGTAGAGATAATAAATCCTGATCATTTGATTTGTAATTTAACAGATTCTGGTCAATTAGATATGCATTTTAAGGTAAACAAAGGTCGTGGATATATTCCTGGAAATATACGTTCTTCTTCAGTTAATGATAAGAACGTTTCTATTGGAAAGATAATCTTAGATGCATCCTACAGCCCTGTACGTAGAGTTAGTTATAGTGTGGAAAGTGCTCGCGTAGAACAGAGAACTGATCTTGATAAATTAGTTATAGATATTGAAACCAACGGAGTTTTGACTCCAGAAGAATCTGTTAGACAGGCTGCTTGTATCTTAATGGATCAGGTTTCCGTATTTGCATCTTTGCAAGGGGCTCAAGAATCTAATGAGTCTCAGTCTTCTAGAAATACTCCTGGGATTGACCCTGTTCTATTAAAACCAGTAGATGATTTAGAATTAACTGTTCGTTCTGCTAATTGCCTAAAAGCAGAAAATATTTACTATATTGGCGATCTGATTCAGAGAACTGAAACAGAGCTTCTAAAAACTCCTAATTTGGGTCGTAAATCATTGAATGAAATTAAAGAAGTATTAGCTACACGTGGTTTAACTCTTGGTATGAAATTAGATAATTGGCCACCTGTAGAAATGGAATAA
- the rpsE gene encoding 30S ribosomal protein S5, producing the protein MAKVQGKNNAEKDNEDGLREKMIAVNRVSKVVKGGRTMSFAALTVVGDGDGRIGMGKGKAREVPVSVQKAMEQARRNMFKISLKSGTLQHAVVGKHGASKVIISPAAEGSGVIAGGPMRAIFEVMGIRNVVAKSLGSSNPYNLVRATFNGLRNSMTPSEVAAKRGKSVEEILG; encoded by the coding sequence ATGGCCAAAGTACAAGGCAAGAATAACGCGGAAAAAGATAACGAAGATGGCTTACGTGAGAAAATGATAGCCGTTAATCGTGTTAGTAAAGTTGTTAAAGGTGGTCGCACAATGAGTTTTGCGGCTCTTACTGTAGTTGGTGATGGTGATGGCCGTATAGGTATGGGGAAAGGAAAAGCTAGGGAAGTTCCAGTTTCTGTACAGAAAGCAATGGAGCAAGCACGCCGCAATATGTTTAAAATTTCTTTAAAAAGTGGTACGTTGCAACATGCTGTTGTTGGTAAGCATGGAGCCTCTAAAGTGATTATTTCTCCTGCAGCTGAGGGTTCAGGTGTAATAGCTGGAGGTCCTATGCGTGCTATTTTTGAGGTAATGGGTATCCGTAATGTTGTTGCCAAAAGTTTGGGATCTAGCAATCCATATAACCTAGTTAGGGCAACTTTTAATGGATTGCGTAATTCTATGACTCCCTCTGAAGTTGCTGCTAAAAGAGGTAAGAGTGTAGAGGAAATATTAGGATAG
- the rpsK gene encoding 30S ribosomal protein S11, which produces MAKSPASGASRVRKKVKKNVSDGIVHVHASFNNTIVTITDRQGNALSWATSGSSGFKGSRKSTPFAAQVAAEAAGRAAMEFGIKTLEVRIKGPGPGRESSVRALNALGIKISSISDITPIPHNGCRPPKRRRI; this is translated from the coding sequence ATGGCGAAATCTCCAGCAAGTGGCGCTTCTCGCGTCAGAAAGAAAGTAAAGAAAAACGTTTCAGATGGTATAGTGCATGTTCATGCTTCTTTTAATAATACCATTGTTACAATAACAGATCGTCAAGGTAACGCTTTGTCTTGGGCGACTTCGGGATCATCTGGATTCAAAGGATCCAGAAAATCTACTCCTTTTGCAGCACAGGTAGCAGCTGAAGCTGCTGGTCGTGCAGCTATGGAATTTGGAATTAAAACCCTTGAAGTAAGAATAAAAGGACCAGGTCCAGGTCGTGAATCTTCCGTAAGAGCTCTAAATGCTCTTGGAATTAAGATTTCTAGTATTTCCGACATAACACCTATTCCACATAACGGATGTCGTCCTCCAAAGCGTCGTCGTATTTAA
- the rpmC gene encoding 50S ribosomal protein L29, with amino-acid sequence MKASELRLKNKTDLKSELDSLLKAQFRLRMQVATKQLVNTSQICKVRRDIARIRTILTEEIRNG; translated from the coding sequence ATGAAAGCTAGTGAGCTTCGTTTAAAAAATAAAACTGATCTTAAGAGTGAGCTTGATAGTTTATTAAAAGCTCAGTTTAGATTGCGTATGCAAGTAGCTACAAAGCAACTTGTTAATACTAGTCAGATATGTAAAGTACGTAGAGATATAGCTAGGATACGTACTATATTGACAGAGGAAATAAGAAATGGATAA
- the rplP gene encoding 50S ribosomal protein L16 — protein MLQPARRKYRKEHKGRNTGLATSGANVAFGEFGLKATGRGRLTARQIESARRAINRHIKRGGRVWIRIFPDKPISQKPAEVRMGNGKGNPEYWVSEIQPGKVLYEMEGVSEELAREAFRLAAAKLPVSTVFVSRRIGA, from the coding sequence ATGCTACAACCAGCTCGTAGAAAATATCGTAAAGAACATAAAGGTAGAAATACTGGACTTGCCACTAGTGGAGCTAATGTGGCCTTTGGTGAGTTTGGGCTTAAGGCTACAGGTAGAGGAAGATTAACAGCTAGACAAATAGAATCTGCTAGACGTGCTATTAATAGACATATTAAGCGTGGCGGTAGGGTCTGGATTCGTATTTTCCCTGATAAGCCAATATCTCAAAAACCAGCAGAAGTTCGTATGGGTAATGGTAAGGGCAATCCAGAATATTGGGTATCAGAAATTCAGCCAGGAAAGGTGCTGTATGAGATGGAGGGCGTTAGCGAAGAATTAGCAAGAGAAGCTTTCCGTTTAGCTGCAGCTAAATTGCCGGTTTCTACTGTTTTTGTATCTCGTCGTATAGGTGCTTAA
- the infA gene encoding translation initiation factor IF-1: MSKDDVIQMQGEILENLPNANFRVKLENGHVVLGHISGKMRMHYIRILPGDKVTVELTPYDLTRARIIFRAK, from the coding sequence ATGTCTAAGGACGATGTCATACAAATGCAAGGAGAGATTCTAGAGAATCTTCCTAATGCAAATTTTCGTGTAAAGCTTGAAAATGGTCATGTGGTTCTTGGTCATATATCTGGTAAAATGCGTATGCACTATATCAGAATATTACCGGGAGACAAGGTGACTGTTGAGCTTACACCTTACGATCTTACTAGGGCTAGAATTATTTTCCGTGCTAAGTAA